A genomic window from Sandaracinaceae bacterium includes:
- a CDS encoding acyl-CoA dehydrogenase family protein, with amino-acid sequence MERNLFSEEHELFRRNVREFFEREVVPHQARWRKEGIVDREAWRKAGEAGLLCPWLEEEHGGPGGEFLHSVIVMEEAARYYESGFALALHSDIIVPYLHEFGTPEQKKRWLPGCASGELVTAIAMTEPGTGSDLAAVATTAKLDGDEYVLNGAKTFISNGILCDLCIVVAKTDNAPEDAHRSMSLFVVEAGREGFLKGKKLEKMGMASQDTAELAFEDCRIPKENLLGEVGMGFFMLMRKLQQERLVVAIGAQAAAEKVLEDTIAYTQERKAFGKPISKFQNTQFQLVDCATEVEVGRAFLDRLVADHAAGKYLVKECSMAKLWQTEMSQRVIDKCLQLFGGYGYMLEYPVSRAFMDARVQRIYAGTNEIMKVIIAKQMSL; translated from the coding sequence GTGGAGCGCAATCTGTTCTCGGAGGAGCACGAGCTCTTTCGCCGAAACGTCCGTGAGTTCTTCGAGCGCGAGGTCGTGCCGCACCAGGCGCGCTGGCGAAAAGAGGGCATCGTCGACCGAGAGGCGTGGCGAAAGGCGGGCGAAGCCGGCCTCCTGTGCCCCTGGCTCGAGGAGGAGCACGGAGGCCCGGGCGGCGAGTTCCTGCACTCCGTGATCGTGATGGAGGAGGCCGCGCGGTATTACGAGTCGGGCTTCGCGCTCGCCCTCCACAGCGACATCATCGTGCCCTACCTGCACGAGTTCGGGACGCCGGAGCAGAAGAAGCGGTGGCTGCCCGGGTGCGCGTCCGGCGAGCTGGTGACCGCGATCGCCATGACCGAGCCCGGCACCGGCTCGGACCTCGCGGCGGTGGCGACGACGGCCAAGCTCGACGGCGACGAGTACGTGCTGAACGGGGCGAAGACCTTCATCTCCAACGGGATCCTCTGCGATCTCTGCATCGTGGTGGCCAAGACGGACAACGCTCCCGAGGACGCCCACCGGAGCATGTCGCTCTTCGTCGTGGAGGCCGGCCGCGAGGGCTTCCTCAAGGGCAAGAAGCTCGAGAAGATGGGCATGGCGTCGCAGGACACGGCGGAGCTCGCCTTCGAAGACTGCCGCATCCCGAAGGAGAACCTCCTCGGCGAGGTCGGCATGGGCTTCTTCATGCTGATGCGGAAGCTCCAGCAGGAGCGGCTGGTCGTGGCCATCGGCGCGCAAGCGGCGGCCGAGAAGGTCCTCGAGGACACCATCGCCTACACCCAGGAGCGCAAGGCCTTCGGCAAGCCGATCAGCAAGTTCCAGAACACGCAGTTCCAGCTCGTCGACTGCGCGACCGAGGTGGAGGTGGGGCGCGCCTTCCTCGACCGGCTCGTCGCCGACCACGCGGCGGGCAAGTACCTCGTCAAGGAGTGCTCGATGGCGAAGCTCTGGCAGACGGAGATGAGCCAGCGCGTCATCGACAAATGCCTCCAGCTCTTCGGCGGCTACGGCTACATGCTCGAGTACCCGGTGAGCCGCGCCTTCATGGACGCGCGGGTGCAGCGCATCTACGCCGGCACCAACGAGATCATGAAGGTCATCATCGCCAAACAGATGTCCCTCTGA
- a CDS encoding bestrophin family ion channel, with protein MVVVDRSAAGWVRNLFRYKGTALRRIWKRLLFTVAVSAVITFIDLGPPVPIPGTDWVLHYQFHDDLTPLPFSLIGVALGIFLGFRNNTSYDRFWEGRKLWGRMVNTSRSLTRQILTLVGPMPGESVSDADGEALAAYHRENVRRVAAYVHCFRHHLRDEKDLSELERLIGADEVAALDAESNRPVALLQTLGDNFRTAWLRGWVHAQHLPALEGSLTEMTDIQGGCERIKSTPIPFSYTALIHRIVAIYCYALPFGILNATQEYTPIVVMLIAYAFFGLDAVGDEIEDPFGTDANDLPLTTISTMIEVNVRQRIGDEDLPKIPTPQNELLQ; from the coding sequence ATGGTAGTCGTCGATCGCTCCGCCGCCGGTTGGGTCCGGAACCTCTTCCGCTACAAGGGCACCGCGCTCCGCCGGATCTGGAAGCGCTTGCTCTTCACGGTCGCGGTCTCCGCGGTGATCACCTTCATCGACCTCGGTCCGCCCGTCCCGATCCCGGGCACCGACTGGGTGCTGCACTACCAGTTCCACGACGACCTGACGCCGCTGCCGTTCTCGCTCATCGGCGTCGCGCTCGGCATCTTCCTCGGCTTCCGGAACAACACCAGCTACGACCGCTTCTGGGAGGGCCGCAAGCTCTGGGGCCGGATGGTCAACACGAGCCGCAGCCTGACCCGCCAGATCCTCACGCTGGTCGGCCCCATGCCCGGCGAGTCGGTCTCGGACGCGGACGGCGAGGCGCTCGCCGCCTACCACCGCGAGAACGTGCGCCGGGTCGCCGCCTACGTGCACTGCTTCCGCCACCACCTGCGGGACGAGAAGGACCTGAGCGAGCTGGAGCGGCTCATCGGGGCCGACGAGGTCGCGGCGCTGGACGCCGAGAGCAACCGACCCGTCGCGCTCCTCCAGACCCTGGGCGACAACTTTCGTACCGCGTGGCTGCGCGGCTGGGTGCACGCCCAGCACCTGCCCGCGCTCGAGGGCAGCCTGACCGAGATGACCGACATCCAGGGCGGCTGCGAGCGCATCAAGAGCACGCCGATCCCCTTCAGCTACACCGCGCTCATCCACCGGATCGTGGCGATCTACTGCTACGCGCTGCCCTTCGGCATCCTCAACGCGACGCAGGAGTACACGCCCATCGTGGTGATGCTGATCGCCTACGCGTTCTTCGGGCTCGACGCGGTCGGCGACGAGATCGAGGACCCGTTCGGCACCGACGCCAACGATCTCCCGCTGACGACCATCAGCACGATGATCGAGGTCAACGTGCGTCAGCGCATCGGCGACGAAGACCTCCCGAAGATCCCGACGCCCCAGAACGAGCTGCTGCAGTAG
- a CDS encoding right-handed parallel beta-helix repeat-containing protein, with protein MRSGSILIASLVAVSLLLFVGPASAQMMVGPADDVESILNGLSPGDEVVLADGMYEVSGRFGVTARGTESEPIIIRAADGARPHFHRPNASQNIWDIRVEHVVIRGLVFSGGSAGIRVEEASDFVFEGNEIFDTADVALRMNDTGQTYERVQILRNHIHDTSGTGEGMYLGCNMDGCRLANGVIAGNYVHHTNGPGISQGDGIELKEGSYGCVIADNVIHDTNYPCILGYGTVGNGAPNVVERNVMWGCGDHAIQWAADARIRNNIILSAGNSGIGSQPHQSASPSDLEIVHNTIVLPSGPALSVRNPSGSVLVANNALYAMSGAAILVRGDASMITFAGNVGVGALDGVSTPGFTMGDLAADFAGAMYSGGVPNDVFPAAGGALVMGGVTDHVVTDDFNGAARGGVADIGAYAFGAGSNPGWALAEEHKPEGEAPTPTGDGGVPTGDGGVTPGTDASTPGADGGVTPGADGGPGSVDEGGCGCRAAGSRAPSPAWLLLALGALALRRRR; from the coding sequence ATGCGCTCTGGCTCGATTCTCATTGCTTCGCTCGTCGCCGTCTCGCTGCTCCTCTTCGTCGGGCCAGCGTCGGCGCAGATGATGGTCGGCCCCGCCGACGACGTGGAGTCCATCCTCAACGGGCTCTCGCCCGGCGACGAGGTGGTGCTCGCGGACGGAATGTACGAGGTGAGCGGTCGCTTCGGGGTCACGGCGCGTGGGACCGAGAGCGAGCCCATCATCATCCGCGCGGCCGACGGAGCGCGCCCGCACTTCCACCGCCCGAACGCGTCGCAGAACATCTGGGACATCCGCGTCGAGCACGTCGTGATCCGCGGGCTCGTCTTCAGCGGCGGCTCGGCGGGGATCCGCGTCGAAGAGGCGAGCGACTTCGTCTTCGAGGGCAACGAGATCTTCGACACCGCCGACGTCGCGCTGCGGATGAACGACACCGGGCAGACGTACGAGCGGGTGCAGATCCTGCGCAACCACATCCATGACACGAGCGGGACCGGGGAGGGCATGTACCTCGGCTGCAACATGGACGGCTGCCGGCTCGCCAACGGGGTCATCGCGGGGAACTACGTGCACCACACGAACGGCCCCGGCATCTCGCAGGGCGACGGCATCGAGCTCAAGGAGGGTTCCTACGGCTGCGTGATCGCGGACAACGTCATCCACGACACCAACTACCCGTGCATCCTCGGCTACGGCACGGTCGGCAACGGCGCGCCCAACGTGGTGGAGCGGAACGTGATGTGGGGCTGCGGCGATCACGCCATCCAGTGGGCGGCCGACGCGCGCATCCGCAACAACATCATCCTCAGCGCGGGCAACAGCGGGATAGGGTCGCAGCCGCACCAGAGCGCGTCGCCGAGCGATCTCGAGATCGTGCACAACACGATCGTCCTGCCGAGCGGGCCCGCGCTGAGCGTGCGGAACCCGTCCGGCAGCGTGCTCGTGGCCAACAACGCGCTCTACGCGATGAGCGGCGCGGCCATCCTCGTGCGCGGCGACGCGTCCATGATCACCTTCGCGGGCAACGTCGGCGTCGGCGCGCTCGACGGAGTCAGCACGCCCGGCTTCACGATGGGAGACCTCGCGGCGGACTTCGCGGGCGCGATGTACTCGGGCGGGGTGCCCAACGATGTCTTCCCCGCCGCGGGCGGCGCGCTGGTGATGGGCGGCGTGACCGACCACGTGGTGACGGACGACTTCAACGGCGCGGCGCGCGGCGGCGTCGCCGACATCGGCGCGTACGCGTTCGGCGCCGGATCGAACCCGGGCTGGGCGCTGGCCGAGGAGCACAAGCCGGAGGGCGAGGCGCCGACGCCGACGGGTGACGGCGGCGTCCCGACGGGTGACGGCGGGGTCACGCCCGGAACCGACGCGTCGACGCCTGGCGCCGACGGCGGGGTCACGCCCGGGGCCGACGGCGGGCCGGGCTCGGTCGACGAGGGCGGCTGCGGCTGCCGCGCGGCGGGCTCACGCGCGCCTTCCCCGGCCTGGCTGCTGCTCGCGCTCGGCGCGCTCGCGCTGCGCCGCCGTCGCTGA
- the tyrS gene encoding tyrosine--tRNA ligase gives MHILDELRARGLVHDVTHEDALKELLSQGPVPLYAGFDPTASSLHLGNLVPTILLARLQKAGHKPIALVGGATGMIGDPSGKSEERNLLDADTLAANLAGQRAQLERLLDFSEGPTGALVVNNHTWLGQMGFLEFLRDVGKHLTVNYMMAKDSVKSRLEDRDQGISYTEFTYQLLQAYDFVHLSRELGCRLQVGGSDQWGNITAGTELARKVGAPQLFGLVAPLLLDASGQKMGKTSTGLRVWLDPERTSPYAFYQYLLNLDDADAPKLLRMFSWRPLAEIEEILAGHAEAPGKRAAQKTLAEDMTRWIHGDEALARAVAASQVMFGGSLETLRDADLAPLLADVPSSELPKAELEAGVPLLDLLVKTGLQPSKGAARRLAKQGGVYVNNQRVDDAERALTASDLGTETMLVLRTGKKSYHLVRVV, from the coding sequence ATGCACATCCTCGACGAGCTGAGGGCGCGCGGTCTCGTGCACGACGTCACGCACGAAGACGCGCTGAAGGAGCTGCTCTCGCAGGGCCCCGTGCCCCTGTACGCGGGCTTCGATCCCACCGCCTCCAGCCTTCACCTCGGCAACCTCGTCCCCACCATCCTGCTCGCCCGCCTGCAGAAGGCGGGGCACAAGCCCATCGCGCTCGTCGGCGGCGCCACCGGCATGATCGGCGATCCGTCCGGCAAGAGCGAGGAGCGCAACCTCCTCGACGCCGACACGCTCGCCGCGAACCTCGCCGGCCAGCGCGCGCAGCTCGAGCGCCTCCTCGACTTCTCGGAGGGGCCGACCGGCGCGCTCGTGGTGAACAACCACACCTGGCTCGGCCAGATGGGCTTCCTCGAGTTCCTGCGCGACGTCGGCAAGCACCTCACCGTCAACTACATGATGGCGAAGGACTCGGTGAAGAGCCGGCTCGAAGATCGCGACCAGGGCATCAGCTACACCGAGTTCACCTACCAGCTGCTCCAGGCCTACGACTTCGTGCACCTCAGCCGCGAGCTCGGCTGCCGCCTGCAGGTCGGCGGCTCCGATCAGTGGGGCAACATCACGGCCGGCACCGAGCTCGCGCGCAAGGTGGGCGCGCCGCAGCTCTTCGGGCTCGTGGCGCCGCTGCTGCTCGACGCGAGCGGCCAGAAGATGGGCAAGACGTCCACCGGCCTGCGCGTCTGGCTCGACCCCGAGCGCACCAGCCCGTACGCCTTCTACCAGTACCTCCTGAACCTCGACGACGCCGACGCGCCGAAGCTCCTGCGCATGTTCTCCTGGCGTCCGCTCGCCGAGATCGAGGAGATCCTGGCGGGCCACGCCGAGGCGCCCGGCAAGCGCGCGGCCCAGAAGACGCTCGCCGAGGACATGACCCGGTGGATCCACGGCGACGAGGCCCTCGCCCGCGCCGTCGCCGCGAGCCAGGTCATGTTTGGCGGCAGCCTCGAGACCCTGCGCGACGCCGACCTCGCGCCGCTCCTCGCCGACGTGCCGTCGAGCGAGCTGCCGAAGGCGGAGCTCGAGGCGGGCGTGCCGCTGCTCGATCTCCTCGTGAAGACGGGCCTGCAGCCCTCGAAGGGCGCGGCCCGCCGCCTCGCCAAGCAGGGCGGCGTCTACGTCAACAACCAGCGCGTCGACGACGCGGAGCGCGCGCTGACCGCGAGCGACCTCGGCACGGAGACCATGCTCGTCCTGCGCACGGGCAAGAAGAGCTACCATCTCGTGCGCGTGGTCTGA
- a CDS encoding DUF3124 domain-containing protein — MRSHLLWTALLTLGCSFAAPSGVEPEEEEAEEPGEEPPAPAPAVGPNRARTVYVPAYSSIGPPQGRPTLLEITLSVRNVDPGATVTLTHVDYYDTSGHRVRRYLRAPRPLQPLETVEFFVAAMDEAGGSGANFLVYWEGPDDAQALMTETVMVGHAGGGHYSFTSRGVELDRAPVLPAVRAQ; from the coding sequence ATGAGATCGCACCTGCTCTGGACCGCGCTGCTGACCCTCGGTTGCTCGTTCGCCGCCCCCTCCGGCGTCGAGCCCGAAGAGGAAGAGGCGGAGGAGCCCGGTGAGGAGCCGCCGGCTCCCGCGCCCGCCGTCGGGCCGAACCGCGCGCGCACGGTCTATGTCCCCGCCTACTCGTCCATCGGGCCGCCGCAGGGGAGGCCGACGCTGCTCGAGATCACGCTGAGCGTGCGGAACGTGGACCCGGGCGCGACGGTGACGCTCACGCACGTCGACTACTACGACACGTCGGGCCATCGCGTGCGCCGCTACCTGCGCGCGCCGCGCCCGCTCCAGCCTCTCGAGACGGTGGAGTTCTTCGTCGCGGCGATGGACGAGGCGGGCGGCTCGGGGGCGAACTTCCTGGTGTACTGGGAGGGGCCCGATGACGCGCAGGCGCTCATGACCGAGACCGTGATGGTCGGCCACGCGGGCGGCGGGCACTACTCGTTCACCTCCCGGGGCGTGGAGCTCGATCGCGCCCCCGTCCTCCCGGCGGTGAGGGCGCAGTAG
- a CDS encoding tetratricopeptide repeat protein produces MRCSRLLLCLASVTAVTVSGAGGAAAQEPREPSFLDVPDRPLDARPTPSAESAAGLAELEGELTRFGDRLRAYRRDVDALAERRARAERRSVLGRRASLLRAERRLEAAARREALARLEAFVRAHPRAPRHTPDALLRLAELYTERAFDALDTGRTDRLELSPAIAATERVVLEFPRYERRDRAAYLLGWALAESGREHEAADVYRALVCANVHGYPPRPSSDGGDAPLAQPSLHHPALERDAERRRTPTLQAYVGCAPALASELEVEVWLRLGEIHFDVADLDAAIGAYRHVVAAPADRLYAFGLYKLAWSHYRAGHYAEAIERFAQLIDHSDEVERATGRAGSELRDEALQYIALTLAWDDWDEDGQPDHAAGGAHPLERLEDPSLWPHDRPWAREVYRRVGDVLFEQAHPDEAIFAWRLRLAGFQACDDADVHLSIVRAHRQRGDEDAALEALEALATRAPEGCHADRARLEQLGRRALETVAHIHHERAQRARHRSDADARRHYDRAVEVYRRYVSAYPNHPSRYAIRYDLADALYWSGRWAEAAEVYAAVRDSRVDDRLFARAARRVVESFARVAEAARTALPEEPASAPREVPLALQRVARAREIYVRWVTPAEDEERVRDAFAFNNAVLLERFGYAEAANRRFHALFTAHCAGPAASEVGRDAWWAMHAIATAREDLDALERLTSEVRARRCSFAPDAEPVLAEGCEGELCEHVPRLEVAVRFRRLLDEARAMEGIPDGADRRARAEHVAARLVSSADRAPAHPQTPAALHLAAQLLADEAARPAAAATIYQRIVDELGPRRGADEAARRELDAIVADAHFQLARSAQRAFDYERALAGYETLLTTPRFAGGDEEMSERRRDAAVNAAILTARLGRHADAARAWTRAAERLDGDLARAARLAAAEEMLTAGDARAAARALDGWLSDEARADAPTVRAWWTRAEAAAALGDAPTRERALHETRSAFSAASIAPSAEEAELAARAALALADLRAAETTHPAIDPGRRPSMRRYVDALRARVREESARAAPVIDAYAAVHAMGRAREGISALRRQGERYEALVRVVLASRFTLPDDVRRQIRGASPAARDEVRARLEDALRATLDELVRPVECLAVERYALAARLSARASLPTLESDRARQRLAAYGEERVAVCLARAHERDPSFEGLRPGELSRSRPGRHAGRVLGPPALEDRGTSTAPSPPGGRGRDRAPRPGR; encoded by the coding sequence ATGCGATGTTCGCGCCTGCTGCTGTGCCTCGCCTCCGTGACCGCGGTGACGGTCTCGGGCGCCGGGGGCGCGGCGGCCCAGGAGCCGAGGGAGCCGAGCTTCCTCGACGTGCCGGATCGGCCGCTCGACGCGCGCCCGACGCCGAGCGCGGAGAGCGCGGCGGGGCTTGCGGAGCTGGAAGGGGAGCTGACGCGCTTCGGCGACCGGCTTCGGGCCTATCGGCGCGACGTGGACGCGCTGGCCGAGCGCCGCGCGAGGGCCGAGCGGCGCTCGGTGCTGGGGCGGCGCGCGTCCCTGCTCCGCGCGGAGCGTCGGCTCGAGGCGGCGGCGCGCCGGGAGGCGCTGGCCCGGCTCGAGGCCTTCGTGCGCGCGCACCCGCGGGCCCCGCGCCACACCCCGGACGCGCTCTTGCGCCTCGCGGAGCTCTACACCGAGCGGGCCTTCGACGCGCTGGACACGGGCCGGACGGACCGGCTCGAGCTGTCCCCGGCCATCGCCGCGACGGAGCGCGTGGTGCTCGAGTTCCCGCGCTACGAGCGGCGCGACCGGGCGGCCTATCTCCTCGGCTGGGCCCTGGCCGAGTCCGGTCGAGAGCACGAGGCGGCGGACGTGTACCGCGCGCTGGTCTGCGCGAACGTGCACGGGTATCCACCCCGGCCGTCGTCGGACGGCGGAGACGCGCCGCTCGCGCAGCCTTCGCTCCACCACCCCGCCCTGGAGCGAGACGCGGAGCGTCGGCGAACGCCCACGTTGCAGGCCTACGTCGGCTGCGCGCCCGCGCTGGCGAGCGAGCTCGAGGTGGAGGTCTGGCTTCGGCTCGGGGAGATCCACTTCGACGTCGCCGACCTCGACGCCGCGATCGGCGCGTACCGGCACGTCGTCGCCGCGCCGGCGGACCGGCTGTACGCGTTCGGGCTCTACAAGCTCGCCTGGAGTCACTACCGCGCCGGCCACTACGCCGAGGCCATCGAGCGCTTCGCGCAGCTGATCGATCACTCGGACGAGGTCGAGCGGGCGACGGGTCGCGCGGGCTCGGAGCTGCGTGACGAGGCGCTCCAGTACATCGCATTGACGCTCGCGTGGGACGACTGGGACGAAGACGGGCAACCCGACCACGCCGCGGGCGGCGCACACCCGCTCGAGCGGCTCGAGGATCCGAGCCTCTGGCCCCACGACCGGCCCTGGGCCCGCGAGGTGTACCGACGCGTGGGGGACGTGCTCTTCGAGCAGGCTCACCCCGACGAGGCCATCTTCGCGTGGCGGCTCCGGCTCGCCGGCTTCCAGGCGTGCGACGACGCCGACGTGCACCTCTCGATCGTGCGCGCGCACCGTCAGCGCGGGGACGAGGACGCCGCGCTCGAGGCGCTCGAGGCCCTCGCCACGCGCGCGCCCGAGGGCTGCCACGCAGACCGCGCGCGCCTCGAGCAGCTCGGCCGCCGGGCCCTCGAGACCGTCGCTCACATCCACCACGAGCGCGCGCAGCGGGCGCGACACCGGAGCGACGCGGACGCGCGCCGGCACTACGACCGCGCGGTCGAGGTCTACCGCCGCTACGTCTCCGCCTACCCCAACCACCCGAGCCGCTACGCCATCCGCTACGACCTCGCCGACGCCTTGTACTGGTCGGGGCGATGGGCCGAGGCGGCCGAGGTCTACGCCGCCGTCCGGGACTCGCGCGTGGACGACCGCCTCTTCGCCCGCGCCGCCCGCCGCGTGGTCGAGAGCTTCGCGCGCGTCGCCGAGGCGGCCCGAACGGCGCTCCCCGAGGAGCCCGCGAGCGCGCCGCGCGAGGTCCCGCTCGCGCTCCAGCGCGTCGCCCGCGCGCGGGAGATCTACGTACGCTGGGTCACCCCGGCCGAAGACGAGGAGCGCGTGCGCGACGCGTTCGCCTTCAACAACGCCGTCCTGCTCGAGCGCTTCGGCTACGCGGAGGCCGCCAACCGTCGCTTCCACGCGCTCTTCACGGCGCACTGCGCGGGCCCGGCTGCGTCCGAGGTCGGGCGGGACGCGTGGTGGGCGATGCACGCCATCGCGACGGCGCGCGAGGACCTCGACGCGCTCGAGCGGCTGACCTCGGAGGTGCGCGCCCGGCGCTGCAGCTTCGCCCCCGACGCCGAGCCCGTGCTGGCCGAGGGCTGCGAGGGGGAGCTCTGCGAGCACGTGCCGCGCCTCGAGGTCGCGGTGCGCTTCCGCCGCCTGCTCGACGAGGCGCGCGCGATGGAGGGGATCCCCGACGGCGCCGATCGTCGGGCCCGCGCCGAGCACGTGGCGGCCCGGCTCGTCTCGAGCGCGGACCGCGCCCCGGCGCACCCGCAGACGCCCGCCGCGCTCCACCTCGCGGCGCAGCTGCTGGCGGACGAGGCGGCGCGCCCGGCCGCGGCCGCGACGATCTACCAGCGCATCGTGGACGAGCTCGGCCCGCGCCGGGGCGCCGACGAGGCGGCGCGCCGCGAGCTCGACGCGATCGTGGCCGACGCCCACTTCCAGCTCGCGCGGAGCGCCCAGCGCGCGTTCGACTACGAGCGCGCCCTCGCCGGCTACGAGACCCTGCTGACCACCCCGCGCTTCGCGGGCGGCGACGAAGAGATGTCCGAGCGCCGGCGCGACGCGGCGGTGAACGCGGCCATCCTCACCGCGCGGCTCGGGCGGCACGCGGACGCGGCGCGCGCGTGGACCCGGGCGGCGGAGCGGCTCGACGGAGACCTGGCGCGCGCGGCGAGGCTCGCGGCCGCGGAGGAGATGCTGACCGCGGGCGACGCGAGGGCGGCGGCGCGCGCGCTGGACGGCTGGCTGTCCGATGAGGCGCGGGCCGACGCCCCGACGGTGCGCGCGTGGTGGACGCGGGCGGAGGCGGCGGCGGCGCTCGGAGACGCCCCGACGCGCGAGCGCGCCCTGCACGAGACCCGGAGCGCGTTCTCCGCCGCGTCGATCGCGCCGAGCGCGGAGGAGGCCGAGCTCGCGGCCCGCGCCGCGCTCGCCCTCGCCGACCTGCGCGCGGCGGAGACGACCCACCCGGCGATCGATCCGGGTCGTCGACCGAGCATGCGGCGCTACGTGGACGCCCTCCGGGCTCGCGTGCGCGAGGAGAGCGCGCGCGCGGCGCCCGTCATCGACGCCTACGCCGCCGTGCACGCGATGGGTCGCGCCCGCGAGGGCATCTCCGCCCTGCGCCGACAGGGCGAGCGCTACGAGGCGCTGGTCCGCGTGGTCCTCGCGTCGCGCTTCACCCTCCCGGACGATGTGCGCCGGCAGATCCGCGGCGCCTCGCCGGCCGCGCGAGACGAGGTGCGCGCGCGCCTCGAGGACGCGCTCCGCGCCACCCTCGACGAGCTGGTCCGGCCCGTCGAGTGCCTCGCGGTGGAGCGCTATGCCCTGGCCGCGCGGCTGAGCGCGCGCGCCTCGCTGCCCACCCTCGAGTCGGACCGCGCGCGACAGCGCCTGGCCGCGTACGGCGAGGAGCGCGTCGCGGTCTGCCTCGCGCGCGCCCACGAGCGCGATCCCTCGTTCGAGGGGCTTCGCCCGGGTGAGCTCAGCCGCTCTCGTCCGGGGCGGCACGCGGGGCGCGTGCTCGGGCCGCCCGCCCTCGAGGACCGAGGGACGTCTACTGCGCCCTCACCGCCGGGAGGACGGGGGCGCGATCGAGCTCCACGCCCCGGGAGGTGA
- a CDS encoding VanW family protein, whose product MSRPLQLGLGCAALLLLSPFAAWATHLAVDGPAPGLRLGGEPLGEMSAIDARAERWDGAELRVEADGTFHGRARRALGAQVDRAATRRRIAGYGRSGDPLSDLRALATAFMGRADLDWTVRVDPAPAAAFVESLAHEVDRPARPAELDGRGGVARLSADGARLDREAAAAELVRALEAGRLAVSLPVTVLPSGVGEAALPPVPAARRPVLIARYATDYTPRERDRSHNLAVAARALDGATVAPHGQLSFNDQVGARSRDAGYREAHVIVDGEMVDGLGGGVCQVASTLHAAAFLGGLDVIDHVPHSRPSAYIPMGLDATVVWPNVDLVLANPFPFPVTVRAWAEDGRMVVELFGRERPREVQWERRVIETEPWGDRYVEDAAISPGEQQISQRPIQGFLVLRSRTLRGPAGIRLEERRLRYPPTDRILRVAPGTLDPLTGEPRVDGPRLPPNPF is encoded by the coding sequence GTGTCCCGTCCGCTCCAGCTCGGCCTCGGCTGCGCCGCCCTGCTGCTCCTGTCGCCCTTCGCGGCGTGGGCGACGCACCTCGCGGTGGACGGCCCCGCCCCCGGGCTGCGCCTCGGCGGGGAGCCCCTCGGCGAGATGAGCGCGATCGACGCCCGCGCCGAGCGCTGGGACGGGGCGGAGCTGCGGGTCGAAGCGGACGGCACCTTCCACGGGCGGGCCCGCCGGGCCCTGGGCGCGCAGGTCGATCGCGCGGCGACTCGGCGGCGGATCGCAGGCTACGGGCGCAGCGGTGACCCGCTCTCCGATCTCCGCGCGCTGGCGACGGCGTTCATGGGCCGGGCCGACCTCGACTGGACGGTCCGCGTGGATCCGGCCCCGGCCGCCGCCTTCGTCGAATCGCTCGCCCACGAGGTCGACCGCCCGGCGCGCCCGGCGGAGCTGGACGGTCGGGGGGGCGTGGCGCGGCTGAGCGCGGACGGCGCGCGGCTCGACCGGGAGGCCGCCGCGGCAGAGCTCGTGCGCGCGCTCGAGGCGGGCCGACTCGCGGTGAGCCTCCCCGTCACCGTGCTGCCCAGCGGGGTCGGCGAGGCGGCGCTCCCGCCGGTCCCCGCCGCGCGGCGCCCGGTCCTGATCGCCCGCTACGCCACCGACTACACGCCCCGCGAGCGGGACCGCTCCCACAACCTCGCCGTCGCGGCCCGCGCGCTCGACGGAGCCACCGTGGCGCCCCATGGCCAGCTCTCCTTCAACGACCAGGTCGGCGCGCGCTCCCGGGACGCCGGCTACCGAGAAGCGCACGTCATCGTCGACGGTGAGATGGTCGACGGCCTCGGGGGCGGAGTCTGCCAGGTCGCGAGCACGCTCCACGCCGCCGCCTTCCTGGGCGGGCTCGACGTCATCGACCACGTGCCCCACTCCCGTCCGAGCGCCTACATCCCGATGGGGCTCGACGCGACGGTGGTGTGGCCGAACGTCGACCTGGTGCTCGCCAACCCGTTCCCCTTCCCCGTGACGGTGCGCGCCTGGGCCGAGGACGGCCGCATGGTGGTCGAGCTCTTCGGCCGGGAGCGCCCCCGCGAGGTGCAGTGGGAGCGGCGGGTGATCGAGACCGAGCCCTGGGGCGACCGGTACGTCGAAGACGCGGCCATCTCGCCCGGAGAGCAGCAAATCTCACAGCGTCCGATCCAGGGCTTCCTGGTGCTCCGCTCGCGCACCCTCCGCGGCCCGGCGGGGATCCGCCTCGAGGAGCGCCGGCTGCGCTACCCGCCCACCGACCGCATCCTCCGCGTCGCGCCCGGCACGCTGGACCCGCTGACCGGCGAGCCGCGCGTCGACGGCCCCCGCCTGCCGCCGAATCCCTTCTGA